The genomic region GAGCTGCTTCTCCGGCGGGTGGCCATGGAGTACACACCGCCCCCCAAGCCGCAGCTCTCCTCCCGGGCCAACGCCTTCTCCATCGCCGCCCTCATGTCGAGCGGCAGCTCCAAGGACAAGGAGTCCCCCGAGAGCACCATCAAGCCGCTGGGtgagtggggaagggggtgaCCACCGGTTTCTGTGGGGCGCGGAGCTCTCGTCAGTCTGTCCCGGCGGAGCCCGCTTTCCGCTCAGGCTCACCCCCCTCAAAGCTCCGGCAGTCGGGTCAGGCAGCCGCGGGTTTCCCCTTGCCCACAGGTTTCCCCGCCCTAGGAAAAGCCGCACCGCGGAAGCCGGTTAAAGTCTCCTCATTGCCCGCCGTCTTTTTTCAGGCGAGGCTCTAGCACAAACCGTTTTCTAAATTCCTCCGGTCTAATTTACGTCGTTTATTAAGTCTTTCCGTTCCTAGAATAATCTCACACGCTAAGGTAGTTATGTTTCTCTTCACTGGTATTAAATGGACCTCTTAAATACTTACTGCAAATCGTCTACGTTTTTAAAGTCAAATAAGAGTATCTCCGGTATCGCTCCTAGCCTTAGAAGGGGTTGTAAAACTTATATCGCTTTGCTCCATAGCTACTCGGTGTAGACTCAAAGATTTTTTCACTCTACATCAAGCTGGGACGATTTGTACGGTAATTCCTCGCGATCTTCGCGGAAGAGATTTAGCTTCTATTCGGTCGTCTCGATTCAGATTCCcgaaggctttttaaaaaatattataacttctcttcctccttccctccccaccccccaaatttCTGCGGTTTGTGGTCCTTGCATGTATCGACTTcacagaaaacttaaaaaaaaaaaaaggcactaagcTTTCAAGGCGCCAATGAACAAGCTTATAAGAATTAAGAAAATGCGtcgctctcagtgtctcctccaTCTAATCAACTGACTTAATAGATTTCACATAGTTCAGGGATGCATTGCGAACTTTATTTTTTAGTTCAGGCGATAACGTAGGCCGGGAATGGTGTAGTATTCCCGTTTGACATATTTACACGGTCTTGTGTTAAACGTAGctatttgtctttattttcttttcctgaaaacaCTCACTCAATTACTttcaaaatgattatttttttaaactcattgCCCCGTGCCGTTCAGTTAGAAATCGAAGGGAAAGCACTGCCTATAACTGTTTTATTTATTAACCGGAGATTTGAGGTGAAATCTTTCTCTGTCAGGGTAGGGGGCATTCGTGCACCTCCCGTTTCTTTGGCGCCGGTCGGTGGATCCATCGCCTCATCCCGGTGCGACAGCGCGGGGCTGGGACagaaatccccccagccctgttCCTTTATCCTCATTCGACTCAAGCACCAAAAGCCTCCCGGGGCTTGCAAGTAGGTGGGGGGAGCATCGACGGGACCCAGCGTCGGCGGCAGCTACCAAACCCGCGCAGGGTGCGTGGCCGCACTCAGCTACCCCGGAGTCTGTTTCTCCAACGGAGCGTGTTCAGCCTCAGCAAACCGTCTGGGAGGTGGGGCAGACTCGGTTTTCCGAGCGGATGAGCCCGCGACCGGCCTTGAGTTATTATTAGGAGCCCATTACCCCGTGGAGGAAGCGCGGAGACTGCGCTACCGCGCTCGGGCGCTTTCTGTGTTACGCGCTCTGGCAGCGGCGCAATTTAGGAGAATCTGGCCGCGTTTCCCCAGCGTGACCCCAGAGCCGAGCGCTCCCGTTTTAATGAGAATTAGTGACCTTTCCATGGAAACCCTCGCTTAGCAGGGAGGCAGCGCGCAGGACGCGCCCTGTCCCTCCACATCCCGTGGAGCGGGTAACAGCGGGGCCGCGCTGCTCCCCGCCGTCCCCCGGGCATCAGCCTCCATGCACCTTCGGGGAGAGGCGCCACTCCGGGCTCTTCCCCGAGCTAATCTCCGAAAATCATCACCCCTGCTTTCCAACGACGACCTGTCGCCTAAGAAACAGAGAGGATCTACGGGTGTGCTGGGTCAGAGGGTGGGAGCTGAAcgataaatgctttttttttttttcaataatttttctCGGCGGTTGTACCGTCCTGGCTCaatcctctctctcttttccccctCCAAAATTCTGCAGAACAATTCGTTGAGAAATCCTCTTGCGCCCAGCCTTTGAGTGACTTATCCAGCCTGGACCCCCACGGGGATTTTAGCACCAGTCCTTCGTCCTTGTGCACCGAGCCCCTCATCCCCACCACCCCTATCATCCCCAGCGAGGAGATGGCCAAAATCTCGTGCAGCCTGGAGACCAAAGAGCTCTGGGACAAGTTTCACGAACTGGGTACCGAGATGATCATCACCAAATCCGGGAGGTAAGGCTGGGCAGTCCCGGGGCAGCTTTGGAGGCTGGTGGTGGAGGCGAGggaaggcaaaacaaacaaaacccacaggtTTTATTTTGGGAGAACAGCACGGAGGAGGAGGGTGAAGCCCCTTAATTGCCGCCGCGCTGCTCAACGCGGTGCTGCGCGGTGCGCGGAGCCCCGCGGGAAGCAGAGGGAGAGGCGGCCGGGCCGGCAGTGGGGTTCGGTTCGGTGGGGTGCGGTACGGCCGGCTGACATCGACCCGGGGGGTCCTGACGGCTGGGTAGAAATGTTGTTTGCTTAAAATTTGGCGTGTGGCTGAAAGCTCCTTCGTGCAGCGCCGTGATTTTGCAGTTCTGGCTTGGTGCAAATGCGGGGAAAAGCGATGTCGTGGGGAAATAATTCAGTcagggcttggtttggttttattttctctggGTTGCAAATGATGTGCAAAAGAAACCCAGGCTTTCTCGTCACCTCAAACCATTCTGTTTCGTCAGTAAAGCTTTTGGAGTTTGGGTCAGTCAAGTACAGTTTGCAGGAGCCAAATATCCTGTCAAGTTTTGTAATCCCCAAAGTTACTTGTTATTAATGTATCAtccttgatgatttttttttgtcctaacTCGTGAGCTCTACCagcatgtgttttaaaaaaatattaataaaagtaCATATAAAATCTGCAATTTGAAGTTCAGAGTCTTTAactgtttaaaattatttcactttaTTTCTCGTCTACGGCATAACCTTCCGTTTTTAAGTTGCGTTTTGTCAAAGTGTAAGTGAAGAAAGAAAAGTTTAGTTCTGTAAATTCCTCTCAGAAATATCGTGAGCGGGCTTAAAAGATCACACATCTAAAATGTATGAGAATATTAACGGAAATAAGTTTTGCAATGTTTCTCTAACACGAGTATGgttcccatttaaaaaaagaaaataatctgtgtTTTCGAGGACTAAAAGTACATTAGGTAAAACTATTTTCAAAAATCGTTGTGTACTTTCAACTACCAGGCAAAAGTATATTTctcttttacttttttcccttttactactttttctttttgcttccaaAAGTCGTTCTGATTTCAAGCTGCTCTTTCTGTGCATGTTAAAGAGATACACAGGATTTAACTTCTGTCATGCTGAAGCAGAATCAATAGGGGCTTTGATATTTTTCAGGTGGtttaaatatgatttttatttttagcagCTTTTCAGAAGCTCTCTTGTTTCTGTTCTCCATCCgcatatttattttctcatttgcctgtatttcaggaGAATGTTTCCTACGATCAGGGTTTCCTTCTCGGGAGTGGATCCTGAAGCCAAATACATTGTGTTAATGGATATAGTTCCTGTAGACAATAAAAGATACAGATATGCCTACCACAGGTCTTCCTGGTTAGTGGCTGGAAAAGCTGACCCTCCACTCCCTGCAAGGTTTGTAGATTTTACTGATGGTCATTTCTTTAtattctttacctttttttttaagttttttttttttttttcctttaagaaataCACGCTATAAATCTTTCCaccctgtttgcaaacagagctcTGAGACTTTGAGTCCGTGCTTAACCAAGTTGATTGCAAAACTCTTGATTAATTTCTGTGATGCAGAATCGGGCCTCAGATCTCTGCTTGAGGCTTGGTTTATACTAAATGTTCCAAGGCATGCAGGATTTGGCTAAAGGctctttatatatgtgtatatatgtttatacacatatataatttaAATGAAGTTTGCCTCAATTCAGATAAGAAAGCTTtgctatttttactttttttttttttttttttaatatattgattTGTCTCTTGGGTTTCCTTCCCCTGGCATTTCACCTCATAATTCAAAACAATCCAGGCACCACCAGCCAAGTCCACGCAGAAATACAATATTACCGTTCAATGCTGTTTATGCTTGAAATTCTACTATTTCTTGTTGCTCAGTGTTTACTAACCAATAATTTTATTCTTGCTTTTAGTTGTCTTTTAGATGGCAGACAAAGTATGGATCAGTTCTACAGtacagagatttatttttaaatttgtttatttataaataatgacattttctgagacattaggaaaaaaatcaagtaaattaCCCTCCTtttctatacagaaaaaaaacgctgaaaaaaaaaatctaaaataattCTGTTAATGTAGTTAATGACCAGCTCCTTTCAGCATCAGGAAACTGAGGCTGCAGCGCTGGGCTGTAGGGTAGGAGCACACTTCAGCAGAGACCCACACTTCACTGTATTCAGCCCAGCACTTCAGTACGTACTTAAGCACCCAAGTCCAGTAAGACTGAAGCACATGTCGAACGGCTTTGCTGAGTCAGAGCCGGAGATATGGAAATAACGTGGATGCCTCTCTGGCTTCAAAGAAACTTTCCGTAGAGGGCTCTGCGCAGGCAAACAGATCCGCTCCAGGTGGCTTAGCACAGGGTTAAGAACTTGCTTATTACAGAAAGGGAAATTAGAAGTGAAACACAAGAAATGCAAGCACATTCATGTGTGTGTGTAAGAGCACGGGGACCCAATCCTGCACACTTTCTTCATATAAATAGTTCGACTGAAATCTTGCTGACTGTTGATCTCTGGAAGGTGGCTCAgggaagtaaacaaacaaaatgcgCATGCAGAGAAGCTGTGATTAAAGACAGCAACCTAAGAGTTATGTCGGCTTTGTTTTCATGGCCAAAAACTCCTTCTTGCAATGTGGTTAACGTCTGAGGGCTTCATTTGATGTATGGTAATAGGCACTGATCAAAACCCAAAGGAAAAACATGGATCCTGCTCCAAAAGAGTCAGcttcaaaagaagaaataagGGAAGGACAGAAATAGGTTTAAGGCAGGGTTCtccctttcttatttttctgttcaaGTGCCTTTTGGGATACCTTTAAATAGACTGCTAATTCACACTGTCCGGCATAGACTAGTTCAATGAGGAAATACTGACAAGAGTATAAGACGAGATTGATTCTTGGAATAATTAGCAACTGCCATACTGATTGTTTTATAGCTAGGGTCAAACCTTCTTGAGTTTAATATTTATTATCATAAATATAATATTATACTGCGGTAGCTCTTTAAGGTCCTCATCGAGTCAGCATCACTATGTGCAAATGCGTACCTGTGCTGTTTCATTTTGGGTTGTCTTCAAGAAGTTTTGCCCCTATGTTCAAGTGGTACctttgctgtttcattttcagGATGTTTAGCCAAAAGAGACATAGCATGGGCACGgagtactttttctttttatgaacAGTACTTATATACACATTTATACACCTTCTCCTTCTTATGCTCCTGTTTGGTGAGAAAAATTATGTCAGGAGCTTCAGCGTGCCAATGTTTGCACTGCCTGTGCTTTTTCTGGAGTGTTAATGCATCTTTAGAGGTGGGAGGCCTCTGTCTTGCTCAAGCAGATTAAAAGTAGTACTCCTCCCCACTTGAAATGGGTTTGGTCCTGCTCCAGTAACAGGAACCCTTTATGAAGTTATGATTTCTTGTCTCCCAAACACGTGGTTTTAGCTCTCCTTACTTGAGGCGCATCAGTGAGGGGTGCAGGCATGCTGAGCATCTGGGTACTGGTATCGAGGTGCTAAATGCCCACTTGCATCACTGCCTGCATCTGCATAGGCACGATGGCATCAGGGAATTATTCAGGGCTCACATTATGTATGGGTTAGGTGCTTTGCTCTTTCCACCATAAAAATACCTTTCAACACTAAGGcagcttttttaaattttttttttttttttaatttaataagcattctgtgattctgtttgaaAGATTAGCCCTTCAGGGAACTTTCTACAAAACCCAGTTTTATCCCTGTCTTCCTGCTGTCAGCATTTAAGACAAGTTTATGTTGCAATGAACACTTAAATACTTTTCAGAGAGTCTTTTGTAAATGTCCTGAAGTGCTATCTGAAGATATAATTCCTGTgtgatgttttgtttgttcttccaaATTGGTAAGACCGTGTGAAACATCAGTTTAATAAGTTTCAGCATGTACCTTTATTCGGTGTTCTTCCTTTTTTCACCTCCTTTTGCTCAGAAGtctgtctcttttttattttattttttttttaaccgtaTTTGGCTACAATAATTTGTTTAGTGAAGTTATAGTGTTTGCACACTTACAGAACTCTAGGTAGGAAACCTTTAAAAGGTATCCTGTTTTGCAAATTATTTGAGACATTGAGGTAATTAAAAGCAGCATCCACAGGGCTTGTAGGACCAGATCAACTGTTAAACTAAATAGAAGGAAAGCAGCGTCGCATTCCTAAAtatgcaaaaaggaagcagtacCTGAACTTTGCATATATCATGAAACATTATACACCGTGGAGCAAATTCACATCCTAATATGGCTCCGAAAGCCTTTGTGAACTGGAGCGAGCAGCCGTTCTCCTCTGGCTGGCCTTAGAGCTCTTGTGAACTTCTGGGGGAGCCTCATGTGCTGCGCTGGAATGTGCACACTTATTTCTCTAACCCCTTTGCTCGTGCACGCTTGTGGTCTCTTCAGCTTCTACTTCAGAGGGCGATGTGTTAGGTTTTCAAGCCTCTTCGCTGAGGCGTATGAACTCAGGCTGTAGGAGAAGCATCTGGATAGGTGTGGTTCACCAGGTGGAACCACATGTTGCAGTGGGATTAATGGTGCGTAGCAAATAAGTAAAGAAAGGTGAGGTCTAGTAACATGTCCATGTAACCAATATTCAGGTGCCCATCCTTCAGTGACTTTCCTGTCAGTGCTCTGCAAACATCCAGGTGCTTCCTAGTTTGAAAGCAGTGCCAAGTATTAACTGCCTACAGTGTAAAGCAAATGAGCTCAGCTTTTAGACACATGAAGATCTTTACTCATTCCCCAGCACATACTTGAAATAGTTTGACTTTTTGCTCCCAATTAGTCAAACCTTGCTGACTATGATGCTCTGCGGTCACAGCAAACATTAGTAGCTATCCAGACATTCAAAACTGGGAGTCaggctcaaaaaaaaaatcacaagactgACTGAAGAGTTGCAGGACATACTTgggactttgttttgttttgtcttctctAATTCAGGGCTCTAAGGGTTGAGATTTTCAGTTTTTTTCAGGAAGGCAAACAATTTTCACGAGAGGTAAAATTTTTTTCACGTAATGAGATTCCAGGTCTTGGGTTTTCAGATAACAACATGATTTTTCACAGGCCTTGCAGTGCAATCAGCTGAGTCGATAACAGTGAGGACACTCGTATGGTAGGAATATTTTACTGTGACAGGAACCCTGGCTCAGCATCTGTCTGATGGACTTAGCTATACCAGCCAAGTTGTGCTTTGGATCAATATAAGGAAAACATCCTGCACATCTGAAGCAAGctgtgctggtaaaacttcagtTTCACTGTGTCTTGGGGATTATGCTGGCAAAAACGGAGAGTACAGGATCAAATATCCTTCCTCTTTGAGCAACAGAGCTGTGCTCCCTGGAGCCTTTAGTATAGGCATTCCTTGATTAGGGATCAGTGTAGTGTATCAGAGAGTTACGCCCCATCATTTAGTGGTTTTTCCATTCTCCTCTCGCCTAACCAAAATCATAgctcaacagcaacaaaaaatgtttatcTTTCTAATCCGGCATCTCAGCACTGCCCCACCCACCTAATGGAAGAAATTCATCCGTGTGGCCAAACACGTCACCTGAAATGAGAGTCAGGCCCTCAGCAAGTGATAACCGACACCAACAGAAGCAGAACAGGTCTGGTTTGCACTAGTTGAAGGTCTAGTTCAGCTTTAATTCACTATCACAAAAGAACATTTGAGTTAAATAATTTTCAGCAATACATTATACCTATTAAATCATTGTTTTAAAATAGCTTGGCAGTTGTAATTAGTCTAGTCATAATGTATATACCATTGTATCTACATGTCTTCtttgcttccttttcttctgcttaaTTTCCCAAGTGGTGGGTTGTTAATTACAGAGCTGCAATTAATTTTTTCATGTCAGACCACTGTGCTGGACTGCAGCCTTCAACCTCTTATAAACAGATGTCACCACAGCTAATGCGTGATCGAGTGCAGGTTAAAATCATTATCACAGCTTAATGTTACAtataaagaaaaatgcatttttatctACATTCCCCCATTATCTCTCTAATGACaccatgtttttttctcttggagC from Patagioenas fasciata isolate bPatFas1 chromosome 2, bPatFas1.hap1, whole genome shotgun sequence harbors:
- the TBX20 gene encoding T-box transcription factor TBX20 isoform X3, producing MEYTPPPKPQLSSRANAFSIAALMSSGSSKDKESPESTIKPLEQFVEKSSCAQPLSDLSSLDPHGDFSTSPSSLCTEPLIPTTPIIPSEEMAKISCSLETKELWDKFHELGTEMIITKSGRRMFPTIRVSFSGVDPEAKYIVLMDIVPVDNKRYRYAYHRSSWLVAGKADPPLPARLYVHPDSPFTGEQLLKQMVSFEKVKLTNNELDQHGHIILNSMHKYQPRVHIIKKKDHTASLLNLKSEEFRTFIFSETVFTAVTAYQNQLITKLKIDSNPFAKGFRDSSRLTDIERVSFYDI
- the TBX20 gene encoding T-box transcription factor TBX20 isoform X2; the protein is MEYTPPPKPQLSSRANAFSIAALMSSGSSKDKESPESTIKPLEQFVEKSSCAQPLSDLSSLDPHGDFSTSPSSLCTEPLIPTTPIIPSEEMAKISCSLETKELWDKFHELGTEMIITKSGRRMFPTIRVSFSGVDPEAKYIVLMDIVPVDNKRYRYAYHRSSWLVAGKADPPLPARLYVHPDSPFTGEQLLKQMVSFEKVKLTNNELDQHGHIILNSMHKYQPRVHIIKKKDHTASLLNLKSEEFRTFIFSETVFTAVTAYQNQLITKLKIDSNPFAKGFRDSSRLTDIERWFPAQPSAFCMSAWRFIYSPCCM